One window from the genome of Novipirellula caenicola encodes:
- a CDS encoding DsrE family protein, with amino-acid sequence MIAAIPFLTFPPNLKVRVTMRSTIPMLATLLLLVMPTLGQAADPTGEPNFKYPVIKDHGGIVTLSDAAHQPKANSKVLLDITSDAKSGSVIKGFDRAALILNQYSEAGAGMDNGFKMAIILHGPATKAALSDTGYGKHTDPYLNAKGKNKNPNLELIGKLKEAGVKIYVCGQALAHHGFATSDVASDVEVAVSAATVNINSQMDGYAYLPFH; translated from the coding sequence TTGATTGCTGCAATCCCGTTCTTAACCTTTCCCCCGAATTTAAAAGTGAGAGTAACGATGCGATCGACAATTCCTATGCTTGCAACACTGCTTCTGTTGGTAATGCCAACTCTCGGACAAGCGGCCGACCCGACGGGGGAGCCCAATTTCAAGTACCCGGTGATCAAAGATCACGGCGGGATCGTCACCCTTTCGGACGCTGCCCACCAACCCAAAGCGAATTCGAAGGTGCTGTTGGATATTACGTCGGATGCAAAATCTGGCTCTGTGATCAAAGGCTTTGATCGTGCCGCGCTGATCCTAAATCAGTACTCCGAAGCCGGAGCGGGAATGGACAACGGATTTAAGATGGCGATCATCCTGCACGGCCCTGCCACCAAAGCTGCGCTATCGGACACAGGTTATGGAAAGCACACCGATCCCTACCTGAATGCCAAAGGAAAGAACAAAAATCCAAACCTCGAACTGATCGGCAAGCTGAAGGAAGCGGGGGTGAAGATTTACGTCTGCGGCCAAGCTCTCGCTCATCATGGGTTTGCCACTAGTGATGTTGCGTCGGATGTAGAAGTCGCTGTTTCGGCAGCCACCGTCAACATCAACAGCCAAATGGATGGGTATGCTTATCTCCCTTTCCACTAA